One Oryza sativa Japonica Group chromosome 8, ASM3414082v1 DNA window includes the following coding sequences:
- the LOC107278735 gene encoding G-type lectin S-receptor-like serine/threonine-protein kinase LECRK3, translating into MSPYIIPLCLILFIIKASHSMGAQINETTIPQGSEINTAGPQSWVSPSGRFAFGFYPEGEGFSIGVWLVTDPSRFILWTAFRNDPPVSGGSILLTAGGSLQWIPPNQGFQGKVISAAPTSATSAAILDTGNFVLYDAKNQVIWSTFGTPTDTLLPGQNLPPGNQLFSSVSNTNHATGKYRLSNQPDGNLVMYPIGAIDPDSAYWNTGTYAQNFLLTLTLDPNGTLWLFDRNSPYRMVLFLTNQSLSASPDSESYYHLTLDADGILRLYSHVFFKQGGAPKTKVEWLVPPSNDRCSVKGVCGPNSFCQVTSSGETSCSCLPGFEFLSANQSTQGCWRAQTGGCTGNSPNGDIGLVATMVTVKNTSWSDRSYNVPPQSPTIEECKAICMSDCACEIAMFDSYCSKQMLPIRYGKRVPGSNTTLFVKVYSYEPKRTASATSIAMLTSGAALGMLSLVLLSVSVMLCKRRPFLRYTRAPQHHETEFDEESIGIRPYSFHDLELSTDGFAEELGRGAYGTVFKGVLTNSGNKGIAVKRLERMAEDGEREFQREVRAIARTHHRNLVRLFGFCNEGAHRLLVYEYMPNGSLANLLFKRDATLPNWSNRIAIALDVARGLQYLHEEIEVPIIHCDIKPENILIDSSGMAKIADFGLAKLLIGNQTKTFTGVRGTRGYLAPEWSKNTAITVKVDIYSFGVMLLEIISCRKSMALKLAGEECNISEWAYEYMFSGEMKEVAAGKGVDEVELERMVKIGIWCTQNEPVTRPVMKSVVQMMEGSVKVQRPPPPASFSQSLR; encoded by the coding sequence ATGTCCCCTTATATTATCCCTCTGTGCCTGATTCTCTTCATCATCAAAGCTAGTCATTCCATGGGAGCTCAGATCAATGAGACAACCATTCCTCAAGGTTCTGAAATCAACACAGCTGGCCCCCAAAGTTGGGTCTCCCCCTCAGGGCGCTTTGCGTTTGGCTTCTATCCCGAAGGGGAGGGATTCTCCATTGGTGTGTGGCTTGTCACTGATCCATCCAGGTTCATCTTGTGGACAGCCTTCAGAAATGATCCCCCGGTTTCTGGTGGTTCAATTCTGTTAACCGCTGGTGGTTCACTTCAATGGATTCCACCTAATCAAGGATTCCAAGGGAAGGTAATATCTGCCGCCCCTACTTCGGCTACTTCTGCTGCTATCTTGGACACCGGCAACTTTGTGTTATATGACGCCAAAAATCAGGTCATATGGTCTACCTTTGGTACTCCGACGGACACCCTGTTACCAGGGCAGAACTTGCCTCCTGGCAATCAGCTGTTCTCAAGTGTCTCTAACACCAACCATGCCACAGGAAAGTATCGCCTTTCCAACCAGCCAGATGGCAACCTTGTGATGTATCCGATAGGCGCGATAGATCCTGATAGTGCATACTGGAATACTGGTACTTATGCACAAAACTTTCTTCTCACTCTTACACTGGATCCCAACGGCACCCTATGGCTGTTCGACCgaaatagtccatatagaatgGTGTTGTTTCTGACTAATCAGTCATTGAGTGCCTCCCCAGATTCAGAGAGTTACTACCATCTGACATTGGATGCTGATGGCATACTGCGACTCTACTCGCATGTGTTTTTCAAGCAAGGAGGAGCGCCCAAAACAAAGGTCGAATGGTTGGTGCCACCGAGCAATGATCGCTGCAGTGTGAAAGGTGTTTGTGGTCCAAATAGCTTCTGCCAAGTAACTAGTAGTGGAGAAACCAGCTGTTCCTGCCTTCCAGGGTTTGAATTCTTAAGTGCTAACCAAAGCACTCAAGGTTGCTGGAGGGCACAGACTGGTGGTTGCACCGGGAATAGCCCTAATGGTGACATCGGACTGGTAGCCACAATGGTCACGGTGAAGAACACTAGTTGGTCAGATAGGTCATACAACGTCCCACCTCAATCACCAACCATTGAAGAGTGTAAAGCAATTTGCATGTCTGACTGCGCCTGCGAGATTGCCATGTTTGACTCCTACTGCTCAAAACAGATGCTTCCTATAAGGTATGGCAAGAGGGTTCCTGGTAGCAACACCACGCTATTTGTGAAGGTCTACTCCTATGAACCAAAAAGGACTGCAAGTGCAACTTCAATTGCCATGTTGACATCTGGCGCTGCCCTCGGCATGCTCTCACTTGTACTGCTCTCGGTGTCTGTAATGCTATGCAAGCGCCGGCCATTTTTGAGGTACACACGTGCTCCACAACATCATGAAACTGAATTTGATGAGGAGAGCATTGGAATCCGACCATACTCTTTCCATGATCTAGAGCTGTCAACAGATGGCTTTGCTGAAGAGCTAGGAAGGGGTGCATATGGCACAGTGTTCAAAGGTGTTCTAACAAATAGTGGGAACAAGGGCATTGCAGTGAAGAGGCTTGAGAGGATGGCAGAAGATGGGGAGCGAGAGTTCCAACGGGAAGTGCGTGCGATCGCACGAACACACCATAGGAACCTGGTGCGTTTGTTCGGGTTCTGCAACGAAGGTGCGCATCGCCTTCTTGTCTATGAGTACATGCCAAATGGCTCCCTTGCCAATCTTCTCTTCAAGCGCGATGCAACACTACCTAACTGGAGCAACAGAATTGCGATTGCGCTGGATGTGGCTAGGGGGTTACAATACCTGCATGAGGAGATAGAGGTGCCTATAATTCACTGCGACATCAAGCCAGAGAACATACTGATTGACAGCTCAGGAATGGCAAAGATCGCAGATTTTGGCCTGGCAAAGCTGCTGATAGggaaccaaaccaagaccttcaccGGTGTCCGGGGCACGCGTGGCTATCTCGCACCAGAGTGGAGCAAGAACACAGCGATCACTGTGAAGGTAGACATCTACAGCTTTGGCGTGATGCTTCTGGAGATCATAAGCTGCAGGAAGAGCATGGCACTTAAGTTGGCCGGCGAGGAGTGCAACATCTCTGAGTGGGCCTACGAGTACATGTTCTCAGGTGAAATGAAAGAAGTGGCAGCCGGCAAAGGTGTCGACGAGGTTGAGCTGGAGCGGATGGTGAAGATCGGCATTTGGTGCACTCAAAATGAGCCAGTGACACGGCCTGTGATGAAGAGTGTCGTTCAGATGATGGAAGGAAGTGTGAAAGTTCAGCGTCCTCCACCACCAGCATCATTTTCACAGTCACTACGCTGA
- the LOC4345016 gene encoding uncharacterized protein: MRAAVRAPPPHSCYSRRRATLLDARYVLDHMPQRRAPPRTAGLRAPPAAAAASSRRTPPLRVAGRAACPAASVSYLFRTLLPIPTAFRSTVRVRLTSPAFLPSRRNFEGYIPQSCSGSSLQIYSQSSLLSLSPSSALVVSSQLNSSDVAQRSEEWFALRKDKLTTSTFSTALGFWAGNRRSELWSEKVFGSTEIKLEDAARSAMNWGTVNESVAIEQYTSITGRSVGSLGFAVHTEANFGWLGASPDGVLGCDPDGGILEVKCPFNKGKPELALPWRAMPYYYMPQVQGLMEIMGRDWVELYCWTPNGSSVFRVPRDRGYWELIHEVLRDFWWGNVMPARELVLLGKEAEARSFEPQPKHRLTNLVIFRSRKLASEAKLLCKDIGGHVEFFP, translated from the exons ATGAGAGCGGCAGTAAGGGCACCCCCTCCCCACAGCTGCTACTCCCGCCGCCGTGCCACTCTATTGGACGCGCGCTATGTGCTCGACCATATGCCGCAGAGGCGCGCGCCGCCCCGGACCGCTGGCCTCCGCgccccgccggcggccgcggccgcgtcctcccggaggacgccgccgctgcgcgtggctgggcgcgccgcctgcccggccGCTTCAG TTTCATATTTGTTCAGGACACTCCTGCCAATTCCAACAGCCTTTCGCTCGACAGTTCGTGTGCGGTTGACCTCACCTGCATTCTTGCCATCAAGACGAAATTTTGAAGGCTATATTCCTCAGAGCTGCTCAGGTTCATCATTGCAGATCTATAGCCAGTCATCCCTGCTATCTCTCTCACCATCTTCAGCTCTCGTGGTGTCCTCCCAGCTGAACTCTTCGGATGTTGCTCAGCGATCAGAGGAATGGTTTGCTCTCCGCAAGGACAAGCTCACCACAAGCACCTTCAGCACTGCCTTGGGCTTCTGGGCTGGCAACAGACGGTCAGAGCTGTGGAGCGAGAAAGTATTTGGATCAACAGAAATCAAGTTGGAGGATGCGGCGAGGTCTGCCATGAACTGGGGCACGGTGAATGAAAGTGTAGCCATAGAGCAGTACACAAGCATCACCGGACGGTCAGTGGGTTCCCTTGGCTTCGCAGTGCACACTGAGGCCAACTTTGGCTGGCTCGGAGCTTCACCTGATGGTGTTCTAGGGTGTGACCCAGACGGTGGGATCCTAGAAGTCAAGTGCCCGTTCAACAAGGGTAAGCCTGAGCTCGCTCTGCCATGGCGCGCTATGCCATACTATTACATGCCACAGGTGCAGGGCCTGATGGAGATAATGGGCAGAGATTGGGTCGAGCTCTACTGTTGGACTCCCAACGGAAGCAGCGTTTTCCGAGTACCTCGAGATCGCGGATACTGGGAGCTCATCCATGAAGTCCTGCGTGATTTCTGGTGGGGGAATGTGATGCCGGCCCGGGAGCTGGTGCTGCTTGGTAAGGAGGCCGAAGCTAGATCCTTTGAACCACAGCCCAAGCACCGGTTGACAAACCTGGTGATTTTTAGAAGCAGGAAGCTTGCTTCTGAAGCCAAGTTGTTGTGCAAGGATATTGGCGGTCATGTAGAATTCTTCCCATGA
- the LOC9268707 gene encoding F-box protein SKIP14-like, with translation MLSILGCPRLTLDGLISNLKSFNTNAVFGIKHLRVGTLFSLRKEQYEELLSLLNTDKTQEVHNRGPKIPSYRYAPDIEMCPICQNYKLVYDCRDEGCDDRGRGCAVCILRCYECGRCVDKLAFKESFSLDWVCPNCQEKKDLSPPMK, from the exons ATG CTGAGCATTTTGGGCTGCCCACGGTTAACTTTGGATGGCCTTATTTCCAATCTCAAGTCATTTAATACGAATGCGGTGTTTGGAATTAAGCACCTCAGAGTTGGAACACTCTTCAGTTTACGGAAGGAGCAGTACGAAGAGTTATTATCCTTGTTGAATACCGACAAGACACAGGAGGTGCATAATCGGGGGCCAAAGATTCCTTCAT ATAGATATGCTCCTGATATTGAGATGTGCCCTATTTGTCAGAACTACAAACTTGTTTATGATTGCCGAGATGAAGGATGTGATGAtagaggccga GGTTGTGCTGTTTGCATACTGAGATGTTATGAGTGTGGAAGGTGTGTAGACAAGTTGGCATTCAAGGAGTCATTTTCTTTGGACTGGGTTTGCCCTAATTGTCAAGAGAAGAAGGATCTGTCTCCCCCAATGAAATAG